The region AAGCTCTGGAAGCACATCCAAAATCTTTGCCTTTCGGCTAAATCTTTTTTTGTTACTTCTTTGCCACACCTACGAGGTTAGCTGCCGGGCTAGGAACGAAAGATTATCCCCGCGTCCTTTTGGCAAGACGCTTCGCCCCGTTTAGCAATAAATCGCTAAAATTTGGTTCCCCCGCGTCGTTTTCTTATGAGAACGGCTTCGGTGATCAACTTGTCAACAATTGAATAATAGCAACAATCGTTTTCGATTTCAAGATTTTTTTAAGTAAATTAACAAAATTTCGCAAAAAATGCGCCAGTTAGTATCAATTTTCATTCTAGTGTTCAAAGGATCGCCCATTCTTACATGCAGACCTGTGCCTTACCTGGCCGGATATAGTTGATACAAAAGGAGATACACGATCACACCGGTAACAGAAACATACAACCATGCCGGGAAAACGAGCCTTGCGATCTTTCTGTGCGAATCGTAGCGACCTTTAAGGGCTCGATGCAGCGTCAGAACGACAAATGGTGCGACGATGACGGCTAAAATTGTGTGCGAGGTCAGAATGGTGAAATAGATCGGTCGAATGAGGCCCTCGCCCGTGAATTTCGTCGGGCCGAGGCCAAAATAATAGGTTCGTAAAGCGTGATGAAGCAGATAAGAAACCAGAAACAATGCCGAAATAGAACTTGCGGTGAGCATGCAGAAGCGATGCTGCGCTATGCGGCGTTTCATTATGAAATAAAAACCCGACACCAAAAACACGCCGCTGAGGGCGTTCAGCGACGCGTTAAGGTGCGGAAAGATTTGCAGCAGGTCCATTAAGTTTTACACAACCCGCAAAGGCCGCAAAAGAATAATAGCTATTTCCAAAATCCAAGCAAAACAAACAACACCAACCAAAGACCACCCATAAAATGCCAATACCAGCCTACTACCTGAGCGAGAGCCTTCCGTTTTATTAACGCTTGCTCGTTGCTTGTCGGGAGCCAAGAATTTAGAAGTATCGACCCAAGTGCAATTATTCCGCCGATCACATGAACAACATGAACCGCCGTTAAGATGTAGAAAAAACCTGCGTAAGGATTTCCGCCCATGTACAAGCCGCGATTGGTTAGCACGAGCCATGCCATTATTTGAGAGGAGATAAATGCGGCTCCTAGTGCGGTTGTCGCAATCAGCCAATTTTTTGCAACCTTCTGGTTATTGCGATCAATGGCGACCTTTCCAAGATGGTAGGTTGCGCTGCTTAGCAAGATAATTACGGTGCTGATCCAAACCTGTATCGGCAGATCAAATGGCCGCCATTCGGCGACATTATTCGTAGCGATTACAACATATGCGGCGATCAGCCCGCCAAAGGTCATTAAGATCGCAAGCAGAAGGAAAAATGTGAGTATGCGGGGCTTTTGGGAGTTGAAAGGAAGCGTATCGTTCGGAGCGTCGTCACTTGAATTGTCGCCGCCACCTCCATTATTTCCACCTCCAGAACCAAAACTCGGACCGCCTGACAAACCTGTACGGCGCTTTTTTGGCTCCTCGATATCGTTGATTATTTCGGCGGTACCGACTTCCATATACCTAGCGTTTATCGGCGACCATCAGCAAGAAAAGCAGCGGCAAATAAATCACCGAAACAAGGAGCAAGCCCTTTGCCCTTTCGTTTGTTTTGGAAAGGACCGCCCTGACACTTGCCACAAAGAACCAAATGCCCAGAATGCTCGCTCCGACAAGAAAGACCAATCCGGCCTTATCAAAGAAAAACGGCGCCATGCTTACCGGAATGAGCATTAAAGAAAATAAAACGATCTGACGTCCGGTGAGCTTGCCAGAAGGTTCTACGACAGGCAGCATCAGAATTCCTGCTTTCGCGTATTGGTCGCGATACATCCAGGCAATCGCCAGAAAATGTGGAAACTGCCAAAGAAACTGAGTTGCGAACAGCGCCCATGCTCCGATAGAAATCTCGTTTGCGGCCGCCGTCCAGCCCATTAGCGGCGGTAGAGCACCTGGAATCGCTCCAATAGCTGTAGAGACCGAAGTCCGTGTCTTTAGAGGCGTATAAACCAGAACGTAGCCGACGATGACGATCAATCCAAGAAGAGCGGTCAGAGCATTCACGGCAAAAAACAAATAGGCTTCGGCGACGATGCATTGGACGAGACCGAAAATAACAGCTTCGGTAGTTGTGACTCGACCGGTTGGGATCGGTCTGGCTGATGTGCGGTCCATCAACGAATCTGTCGAATGCTCCCAAACCTGATTGAGAGTTGCGACGCCGAAAGCAAGCAGCAATATCGCGATAAGCGAATTGGCAAATAGAACAGTGTCAAAATTCCCTTTGGTGCCAAGGTAAAATCCCGCAGCCGAGGTCAACACCAACATTATTGCAATGCGAGGTTTGGTGAGTTCAATATATGCCGGGATCTTCTCGCGCATTCCCAAATCTCTTTCGTCAATGTTAGCAGTGATCGTGTCCATTTATAAAAAATGAAGTATGGCAGAAACTTTCCCATCAAGAATACCGTCTTATAAAAGGATTTCAAAATTCCATGCCTATAATCCAATTTGGCTTCGTGGACAAGCGGAACTTATTTTATTGAGAATGACAAACGACAACGCCTAAGTTATTCTTTCTGATATAGATGTCGACTGCTGAAGAAACCCTTAATCCGCCCACTGCTACACAGCGAAAGCAGGCGCCTGTGCTGAATCGGATATTGGATTTTGTGAGTTCTGTGCGCGTCGGCGTTATTCAGTTGTGCATGCTCGTCGTTCTAGCGATGGCAGGAATGCTGATAATGCAGCAGAACGTCGATGGTTTTGACGCCTATTACGCGTCGCTGACACCGGCTGAAAAAACTGTATTTGCCGCACTTGGACTATTTGATATCTACTATAGCTGGTACTTCAAGTTACTATTACTTACTCTTTCTCTCAATATTGTTCTTGCCTCAATAGACCATTTCCCGTCTGCATGGGCTTACATTGTTGACCCCAAATTGACTGCGACCCGCGACTGGCTTCTTGGCCTTCGATCAAACACGATCATCGAACGTGATGAAGTGAGCGAGTCCGACGCCGCGGAAAAGATTAAAGAGATCTTTAAGTCAAATGGCTTAGAATCCACGGTCACCGAAACCGAAATAATGGAGTATGGTATCGGAGCAGATGGCAGAAAAGATTTTTCAGTGGTCAACAGAAAAAAAACTATTGTTGTCTTCGGCGAATCGGGAAAGACTAATCGGCTCGGGGCATATATAGTTCACGTCGCTTTGCTCACGCTTTTTTTGGGGCACTTTGTATTCCTGGTAACCAGTTTTGATGCTGACGTCCGTATGATACCAGGATCTAAAACCGATTCCATTCAGCTGATCAAATTCGATCTCGACAAGAGAGAGCGGTTTAATGTTCAACTGCCGTTCTCGATGGAATGCACTGATATTCAGCAGAGGCTCATCGATGAAAAAGGCGGGATCGATGTATCCAATACGCTGGACTGGCGGACTGAACTTAAGATCGATGATCCACAATACGGAGTGAGTGTTGAAGAAGCGAGCCTCAATAAGCCGCTGTTCTATCGCGGGTATCGTTTTTTTCAGGCCCAAACAATTCCTATCGGGCATGCAAGAACAATAACGCTCGACCTAACTCCGCAAAACGGCGGCGTTCCGATCAAAGCAAATATCGAAAGGAACGGCTCGACGACTTTGCCGGACGGAACGAAAGTTGATTTTACCGATTTTGAACCGGACTTTACCTTTGGTCCGGATGGACAACCTGACACACGAAGCGGTGACTATAACAATCCGGTTGCTGTTCTTAATGTCACGCCACCTGATGGCGAGAAGATACGCGTATTCGCGTTCGCTCAAAAATTGGCGGATAATATTCCTGTTGGGGCACCAAAAGCAGGTTATAAATGGAGACTTGCGGAATTTGAAAAATCGCCGATGGCTCATGTACTTGCGATCAAATACGATCCGTACAATGCATCGATCATTGCGTGGTACGTAGGAGGCTTCGGATTGATCGGAGCGTTGATGTTCGTATTCTTTTTCTCTCACAAACGCGTATGGGCTCAAATTGCAAAGGAAGAAGACGGCAAGATCGAGATTGTTTTAGCTGGTGATGTTAACCGTAACGAGATCGCATTTGAGGATAAATTTAAGAGCCTTGCCGACAGTGTAAGTAAAGGCTAAGGGGATAACGAAATGGAAGAGCTTGATAGATTAGAAAAACAGAGCGGATGGCGTTCGTATGTGCCGGTGATCCTTGTGATCGCAGGAGCATTTCTGATGCTCGGGCTTCGAATGCAGATCGGAGAGAGGTTTATCTCAGATGGTGCGTTAATGATGCTCGCACTCGCGTGCTACATTCTCGCGGCGCTTTTTCAATTGACAAACCTTTACGCTCCGTCAACGATGGCTGAGAAGATCGGTTTTGGCTCGGGTGCTCTTGGCGTCTTTTTTAATCTATCGAGTTGGCTGATCCGCTGGGTCGCTGCGTACGATCACGAGATCGCGATAATGCGTGCCAGCGGAAACATGGAAACGCCATGGGTCTTTCGCTATATTCCGTTTGCGAATCTTTATGATTTAAGTCTCGCTTTTGCTTTCGGCGCAGGTTTCACAACACTTCTATTCGCACATCGCAAGAATTTCCGCATCTTGGCGGCATTCACGCTACCGATCGCCGCGTTGATATTGACGCTCGCTCGTTTTATTGGCGACCAGTTTATTAATTTGCCGCCGGTCCTTGATTCGTATTGGAGGCCGATCCATGTCGGCGACGCAAGTTTGAGCTATGGCGTCGCTCTCGTTTGTTTTGGCGTGGCTGTAATGTATCTGCTCAAGGACGGCGTCAAGGTCGAGGCGATGGCTATATGGTCGAGCATATTTGCTCTGGCGGTTTTTGCGACCATCAGCAAGTTTTCCGTCTTTACTGAATTCGTTTACCGAGCCGGGCTTTTTGTTCCAACCGGCGAAGGAAGGCCATTCGCATCACCGTTCCGTCTGGAGATCCCATTTGCCGGACCGACGTTGGTGGTTGCCGGCTTGTTCTTAGTGGGTTCGATCATCGCTTTCATGCTCTATCTTTACAAGAACAATGAGCAGGCAAAAACGCTCGGCCATTATTTACTCAAGTTAGGGTTTTTAGCTCAGATTGTGTCGATCGCATTTCTGGCTTATGGCATTAAAAACAACAGCAATACGTACGAGCGGTTACAGGCTCAGTTAAAGGATGATCCCGCCCAATATATGGTCGCAGCGAGAGCGATGGCAGAAAAGCAGGACATGAGTCCGCAGGAAAGATCTCAAATTACGCCGCAGCAATATGAACAAATGGGACGTGCCTTTGTTCAAAATAACGGCAGCCAGATGTTTACGAGCCTGAATGCGAACCCTGTTGAATTTTCAGCCCTAATTACGGCGTTGGTCGCGACTCTATTTGTTATTTTCTTTAGTTTCCGCACAGAAAAACTGCGTGAGCGTCTGCCGAGTCTCGAGTCACTCGACAGCCTGATGTACAAAACAGCATGTCTCGCCTTCGCCGGTCTGGCAATGCTGCTTATTACCGGCGCCATATGGGCAAACGAATCATGGGGACGTCCGTGGGGATTTGATTCAAAAGAGACAGGAGCACTAGTTGCTTGGCTGACCTATGCTGCTTTTCTGCATACGCGAATCGCACGCGGTTGGAAAGGTCGTAGCTCGGCTTATTTTGCGATCATAGGGTTTCTGCTGGTGATATTTACTTATCTCGGCGTCAGCTATTTGCTTCCGGGACTGCATAGCTACGCGTAACGAAATTATTCGATCGTTACCTTTGCGACTTCTAACATCGAATATCTGACCGTCTTTCCGTCTTTAGCGATAACGGTCAAAACGCCATTATCGACTCTAAATGTGGTGATCTCGCTCATCGGGCGTTCGATAACCTTACCGTCTTTTAGCTGGACGACAAGTCGAATGCTTGCCATCGGATCAGATGGTGTTGGTGCCGGTGGCTTTTCTGCTTTAGGCGTTGCCTTTGGCTTTGTGTTCTTTCCAAAAACAGTCTTCACTTCAGAGCCACTAGCTTTCTTTGCTGGTTTACTCGCCGGAGGCGGATTTTTTTTGTCAATTTCTGCGGGCGGCGCTTTTGGCGGTGCCGGTTTTTTCTCAACCACCTTGGCTACAGCGACATTCTCTTTGCTTTCCTTTTTCACCGTTGCTGGCGGCGAAGGCTTTTTAACTGGTTCCGGTTTTCTTTTCTCGACGGCTGCTATGGCTTCCTTAGCGTCAGGAGTTGGTTTTGCAGATGGCTGAGGTTTCGGAATGACCTCAATTATCGTTCCAACAGAATTAACGCGAACACCTGATTCCGCATTGACCTCGGCACCTTTGATAGTCGGAGCATCTTGCGATTTCTGGCCAGACAAAGCGACAAAGCTTCCGGCAAATTTGATCTTAAAGGTCGCCGGATCATCATTTGGTGAACGGCCTTCGACGCGAAGTAATAACCTTTCCGGCTTTCGCAGGTAAACGAGCCTTCCTGTCTCACTTACGCCGCCGTCTGAATAGATCACCATCTTCGTCAGCGGCCGCAATCCATCTACCGAAAATACATCAATATCACCGGTAAAGTTCTTTGTGACTACATTGATAAAAATATCGCCTTGCACGCCGTCGAAGGAATAAAAATACGATGTCAAACGCGAGTCGCCAATGTCGCGAACTTTTATCACTCCGTCGATCTCATTTGTGGTTATCGCGGTTGGAAAATTCTGATCGTTTGATTGTGCGGTAACGGTAAAGCAAAAGCAGAACGCGCAAAATGCGAGAGCCAACATTCTTAAACTATTGTTTCGAATAGATCTCACTTAAAGCTCTTTTCTGAGGTGTACGAGGCGCGAAGTTTCGGCGTAGCCCAATCGCAAATGTGCCTCCAGGCTCACGGTGTTATCGACTTCTGCATCAGAGGCCATCTCCGTACAGCCTTTTTGCCGAGCCCATTTTTCGGCATATTCAACAAGCCTGCCGCCGATGCCTAATTGCCGTGAACTTTCTTCGACATACCAGCCTTCGAGATAACCGACATTTTCCGTATCGCAATCCTCGACATGTGCGCGGATGCTTGCCTCGAGAAATCCCGCTAAGTGTCCGTCGCCGGTGTCGGCAACAACGACCAACTGCGAATCTGCGTGTTCGATGATATCGACCATTTCGTCCTTGTGGTCGTCCTCATCTGATTCGTCCCAAAGCATCATTCTCAGACGCAGCCATTCGCCCAAGTCGCTTTCATCAAGCGGCCGTATCGAAAAGACAGTATCTGTCCCTGAGATCATTGATGCCATTGAAAACTGATTCTAACAGTCTTGTGCCGTCATAACAACAGAAAAAGCCGGACACAGAGGCCCGGCTTTTTTGAGCGTGTGAACTAAATTAGTTGGCGGTTGCGGATTTCGCTGCCGCCGGTTTGTCCTGCAGCACCTCGAGGGCCTTTTTGAGTTGAATATCTTCTACAACTTTAGTTTGAGCGGGTTTAGGCGTTGCACTCGGCTGCGGATTTGGACCGTCCTGTTGTTCTGTCAGGCTGTCAACGTCGAGCGGTTCGGGCGTGTCGGCACGTTTGACCTCGATGGATGGCTTGACGCCTGTCGTTGGACGTTCTTCGCCGAGCAATGGTGTTCCGCTTGGGCCTGCCCACTTCGCAACTGTCAAAAGATAGCCGCCGCCGCTCGAAAGCGGAAACAGCTTCTGTTCAGTGCCTGAACCAAAACTGCGTTCACCGATGACCTCGCCGCGTTTGCGTTCGAGGATTGCTGCCGCAACAACTTCAGCAGCTCCGGCCGTTCCAATATCGACCAGGACCGCAAGATTTCCATCAAACAAAGCTTTCGCAAACTCAGCAGTGTAAGCAGTCTGCACTTTGTTCTCACGTCCGATCACTTTGGCGATGTCGCCGTCCTTGATGAAAAGATTTGCGACAGAAACGCCTTCGGCAAGGGTTCCGGCGGAAACGCCGCGAAGGTCGAGAACGATCTTCTGGACGCCTTGCTTCATCAGGCTCGACACCTGTGAACGAATGTCGTTACCTTCGCCTTCCTCGAGGCTGTAAACCTTAATAACGCCGATCTTGCCTGCTTCGATACGCGATTCGGCGACGGGAATTTTGTATGTGCCGCGAACGATCTTGATCGTCTGTGGTTTTTCACCGGCACGGAGAACACGCAAGGCAACAGTTGTTCCCGCGTCTCCGTTGATCAACTGGCGTGCGTCATAAAGCGAAATGTCACGTGTTGCTTTGTTATCTATGTATTCGATAAAATCGCCGCCCTTGATACCGGCCTTTTCGGCAGGTGAGCCTTTGATCGACGAAATTACATACACAAAGCCGGAGATCTGAGAAAATTCGGCGCCGATGCCGACCTTGTTTGAGGTCTTGCTGGCTTCATAGGCCTTTACCTGATCGGAAGTCAAAAATGATGAGTACGGATCAAGTCCGCCAGCCAGGCCGCGAAGTGCTCCGAGCCTTACCTTCTCCATATTAGGCTCATCGACGTAATCGTTTTGGATATGATTCAGGACGGATTCGACAATTCGAAGTTGAGCGGCCGAATCATTAGCAGGCTGCTGTGCCGATGTCGTAAGAATGGAGCCGACAAACGGCATTCCGCCAATGACCGCATAGACGGCAATTACGCCGGAAATGACCAGGATCCAAACCTTACCGCGAAATGACATATAATAACCTCGTATGATAATCCTAAACCGTGTCTATTACGTGTTCGAATAACAATTTGTTCTAATCGGCAGAAACGCGAGTGTTAACGAGCGTGCCGACTTTGAATGGGCACGCTCCATAACTGTCGCGTTTCTGCCCGAAAGACCAATTATCCCTTAACGCCAATAACAAGTGCAACAAAATAAAACAACTAATGACGACGGACTTGCAGAGCTTTTTCCGGTTCCTGCAACTGGTCGAATTCTGGCCATCGATCCCGGCACAAAACGCTGCGGCGTTGCCGTCTGCGACGAAATGCGTATCACCACGCGTCCGCTCGCCGTTATTGAACGCAAAAGCTGGAAAAAGCTGCTCTTGCATATCAAAGATCTCGTCTCCGAATTTGATGCCAAAGCCCTCGTGATAGGTTTGCCACTCGAATCGGACGGCACCGAAAGTGAAATGTCCGCCGAAGCCCGCCGAATGGCCAAAAACTTCTCACTCTCGCTCGAAATTCCCGTCTTTCTCCAAGACGAACGCGTCACATCCTACGAAGCAAAATCCCGCCTCTGGGAACAAGGCAAAACCCTTGATGAAACACGCAAACTAGTCGACAGCGAAGCCGCCGCGATCATCCTCAGCGATTTCCTTGATTCCCAGATGCAAAAGCCCTCGCGTCAGTAAGGGCGAAACAATGAGCCTCCCAATCCGAAAAACTGCATGATCTTTAACAATTTGTATGAATAAGTATGAATATTTCATACTTATTCATACCGCCTTCCGCACTGCGCAGCGGCTAACTATTGCAGTTAAGAGAGTTGGTCCATTTTTGCTTGCCTGTCCCAAGTGTCCCACTGTCCCAGTGTTTTTTTTCGCAAAAGGATTGCAGAGATGTCCAACAAACTTCAGTTTGTTTGCCGAGCCGTCAAACTGAAGTATGACGGACATATTTTCAAAGATCCCGAATCGCCATACAGCAGTTCCCGACTCAACCTAGCGCATTTCGAGACAAATTGGAAGACCAACTTTCTCGATATGACGCAACTTTCTCGATTTGACGTAACTTTCCGACCTCAATCGACACATAATTAGAATTTACAAAGTCATTTCAAAAATAGAGAAATAGTGATAGAATTCCCGTGATATGCCAAGTATTGAGACGATATATCAGCAAACCGTTTTGCCACTGCCTCCTGACGACAGGATTCGGCTTGCGGAGATAATCATGGAACATGCCCGCGAAGATGTGCCGGGTACGAATGGCCATCGTTCGGCTTTGGAATTACTCGAAAGCCTTCCCAGCGAAGCAGTTTTCAAAGATACAGACTCGGTCGATAAACACCTGCAATCGGAGCGGGATTCATGGGACAACTAACCTTTCCGCCTTCCTCACTAGTTTACCTCGATACGGCCCCATTTATATACAGTGTCGAAAAGCATGAGGAATACTGGTCCATGCTTAGAGATCTGTGGCTTTCTTTGAAGCAGAACTAATTCATTCGTGTCCAGCGATTTATCGCAATAACGACATCCCAGAACGCCTTGTATACGAGGCAGCATTCGCTATGCTGCTGCTTCAGAGGCTCAATCAAATCGCAAAGCCGGATTGCGTGTTCAACGCCAAATGAGAAACCTTCGAAACCCTTACCGGACAACGGCGCGAATACAAGTCTTTCACCATACTCAATATTTGGAGCGATTTGATGATTTGCCCGGTTCCGATAGTTCATGGTGACCTGTCGGAATTCGTCGCCGTCGATCTGTTCTAGTTTGCTTATGAATCGACCCAACGGGTCCTTTATCGATGGCTCGGGTACCTCCAGAGCTAGCTGACTTAATCGTTTTTCAGAAAGCTCGTGATCAAATATCACCTTCCCCTTCGATTTCTTTAGATTGAACAAGTCTCTGATCGCTCTCGCTGACGTGAACACCAGCTTACCCCGAATCGCCGCCGGAAAACTCATCGTCATGAACGCCACAGGTGAAACAACTTCAAACAGCGTGGAGAAACGTTCATCTTTGTCGCGAATCTCATTAAGCACTTGAGTCCACGCCTCGATGTCGCTGATTGTCCTTGCGAAATGATTTATCCAGTTTAGTAGCTCGTTGACGCCGGCTTGGGCGTCTGACACAACGCGCATATACGGGCCGGCGAATTGACCTGTTGTGATATCTTCGTACTCGTCGTAATCGAGAATTTCGCACAAATCCCGTCCCTGCTCACCTCTAAGTTCGAAAAAGTGACTGTGAAGTTCGATATATTGTTTCTTCGTTAAACCCATTATTTTTGCATTCGTTAGTAGTTTAGGTGCACATAGGAACTATTAAAACATGCCTGTATCTAAGAAAGAAAAAGACGGGAAAGAAGGTTCTGCGGCAGCCGGTGCAGTTGCCGGTGAGGGACATTTCGAAGCGGTGGAGTCTAAAGATAAAGCCGTCGCAGTTGATCTGCTTAAAGGACGATCCTGATTTTCTGACGATGGTAAAGTTTCGGCGGGCTGCTAATGCTATTTAGGCACGATGCCTTCGGAGCTTAGGTAGTCGAGTAGGTCCTGCGCGTCTTTTCGGTTTGGGTCAGTTGCCGGTGCGAGGGCGAGAAATTTCTTTAGGTGAGCAGCGGCGATGACGAGGCCGGGCCTTTCGGCAAGGCTGACGAGCGAGAAGCCGGCGTAATATAGTGCCTCGGTATTATCGGGGGCTTCGCGGAGCATGTGGTCGTA is a window of Chloracidobacterium sp. DNA encoding:
- a CDS encoding DUF420 domain-containing protein; its protein translation is MDLLQIFPHLNASLNALSGVFLVSGFYFIMKRRIAQHRFCMLTASSISALFLVSYLLHHALRTYYFGLGPTKFTGEGLIRPIYFTILTSHTILAVIVAPFVVLTLHRALKGRYDSHRKIARLVFPAWLYVSVTGVIVYLLLYQLYPAR
- a CDS encoding heme-copper oxidase subunit III; translation: MEVGTAEIINDIEEPKKRRTGLSGGPSFGSGGGNNGGGGDNSSDDAPNDTLPFNSQKPRILTFFLLLAILMTFGGLIAAYVVIATNNVAEWRPFDLPIQVWISTVIILLSSATYHLGKVAIDRNNQKVAKNWLIATTALGAAFISSQIMAWLVLTNRGLYMGGNPYAGFFYILTAVHVVHVIGGIIALGSILLNSWLPTSNEQALIKRKALAQVVGWYWHFMGGLWLVLFVLLGFWK
- the cyoE gene encoding protoheme IX farnesyltransferase, with the translated sequence MREKIPAYIELTKPRIAIMLVLTSAAGFYLGTKGNFDTVLFANSLIAILLLAFGVATLNQVWEHSTDSLMDRTSARPIPTGRVTTTEAVIFGLVQCIVAEAYLFFAVNALTALLGLIVIVGYVLVYTPLKTRTSVSTAIGAIPGALPPLMGWTAAANEISIGAWALFATQFLWQFPHFLAIAWMYRDQYAKAGILMLPVVEPSGKLTGRQIVLFSLMLIPVSMAPFFFDKAGLVFLVGASILGIWFFVASVRAVLSKTNERAKGLLLVSVIYLPLLFLLMVADKR
- a CDS encoding cytochrome c biogenesis protein ResB, whose amino-acid sequence is MSTAEETLNPPTATQRKQAPVLNRILDFVSSVRVGVIQLCMLVVLAMAGMLIMQQNVDGFDAYYASLTPAEKTVFAALGLFDIYYSWYFKLLLLTLSLNIVLASIDHFPSAWAYIVDPKLTATRDWLLGLRSNTIIERDEVSESDAAEKIKEIFKSNGLESTVTETEIMEYGIGADGRKDFSVVNRKKTIVVFGESGKTNRLGAYIVHVALLTLFLGHFVFLVTSFDADVRMIPGSKTDSIQLIKFDLDKRERFNVQLPFSMECTDIQQRLIDEKGGIDVSNTLDWRTELKIDDPQYGVSVEEASLNKPLFYRGYRFFQAQTIPIGHARTITLDLTPQNGGVPIKANIERNGSTTLPDGTKVDFTDFEPDFTFGPDGQPDTRSGDYNNPVAVLNVTPPDGEKIRVFAFAQKLADNIPVGAPKAGYKWRLAEFEKSPMAHVLAIKYDPYNASIIAWYVGGFGLIGALMFVFFFSHKRVWAQIAKEEDGKIEIVLAGDVNRNEIAFEDKFKSLADSVSKG
- the ccsA gene encoding cytochrome c biogenesis protein CcsA, whose product is MEELDRLEKQSGWRSYVPVILVIAGAFLMLGLRMQIGERFISDGALMMLALACYILAALFQLTNLYAPSTMAEKIGFGSGALGVFFNLSSWLIRWVAAYDHEIAIMRASGNMETPWVFRYIPFANLYDLSLAFAFGAGFTTLLFAHRKNFRILAAFTLPIAALILTLARFIGDQFINLPPVLDSYWRPIHVGDASLSYGVALVCFGVAVMYLLKDGVKVEAMAIWSSIFALAVFATISKFSVFTEFVYRAGLFVPTGEGRPFASPFRLEIPFAGPTLVVAGLFLVGSIIAFMLYLYKNNEQAKTLGHYLLKLGFLAQIVSIAFLAYGIKNNSNTYERLQAQLKDDPAQYMVAARAMAEKQDMSPQERSQITPQQYEQMGRAFVQNNGSQMFTSLNANPVEFSALITALVATLFVIFFSFRTEKLRERLPSLESLDSLMYKTACLAFAGLAMLLITGAIWANESWGRPWGFDSKETGALVAWLTYAAFLHTRIARGWKGRSSAYFAIIGFLLVIFTYLGVSYLLPGLHSYA
- a CDS encoding GNAT family N-acetyltransferase; its protein translation is MMLWDESDEDDHKDEMVDIIEHADSQLVVVADTGDGHLAGFLEASIRAHVEDCDTENVGYLEGWYVEESSRQLGIGGRLVEYAEKWARQKGCTEMASDAEVDNTVSLEAHLRLGYAETSRLVHLRKEL
- a CDS encoding PDZ domain-containing protein; this encodes MSFRGKVWILVISGVIAVYAVIGGMPFVGSILTTSAQQPANDSAAQLRIVESVLNHIQNDYVDEPNMEKVRLGALRGLAGGLDPYSSFLTSDQVKAYEASKTSNKVGIGAEFSQISGFVYVISSIKGSPAEKAGIKGGDFIEYIDNKATRDISLYDARQLINGDAGTTVALRVLRAGEKPQTIKIVRGTYKIPVAESRIEAGKIGVIKVYSLEEGEGNDIRSQVSSLMKQGVQKIVLDLRGVSAGTLAEGVSVANLFIKDGDIAKVIGRENKVQTAYTAEFAKALFDGNLAVLVDIGTAGAAEVVAAAILERKRGEVIGERSFGSGTEQKLFPLSSGGGYLLTVAKWAGPSGTPLLGEERPTTGVKPSIEVKRADTPEPLDVDSLTEQQDGPNPQPSATPKPAQTKVVEDIQLKKALEVLQDKPAAAKSATAN
- the ruvX gene encoding Holliday junction resolvase RuvX, whose protein sequence is MQQNKTTNDDGLAELFPVPATGRILAIDPGTKRCGVAVCDEMRITTRPLAVIERKSWKKLLLHIKDLVSEFDAKALVIGLPLESDGTESEMSAEARRMAKNFSLSLEIPVFLQDERVTSYEAKSRLWEQGKTLDETRKLVDSEAAAIILSDFLDSQMQKPSRQ